The DNA sequence TGGAAAATTGGAGGAGCGGTCTAGGGGCCGAGTCTGCTGCCTCCTACCTGGGGAAGGTGAGTCAAGACCTGAAGGTGGCGCAGCAGGAACTGGATGCCATAGGTGCTGTGCTGCGCGCGGCGGGCGAGGCCTTCCTGGCTCACCAAGGGCGATTGAAAAATCTACTTGCGGAGGCCTCGGAAAGCGGATTTACCGTTCATTCCAACGGCTCGCTGTCTGCCCCCGATATCTCTGCCAAAGGTCTCCCTCCGGCTGCTGCAGGTGCCGCGCAAAAGGCGCAGGCTGAACGCATGAAGAATATCGCTGACGGGATCGCTCAAGTAATGCGCGATGCGGATCACGCGGACAAAGAGTATGCGGATGCGATAAAAAAATTTGTGGACACCGCTCACCGATGTGCCGGTGGGAACTGGCAGACCGGCCTGTTCGATCTCGACACCGCAAAAAACATCGATCAGAATTTGCTGACCGAAATAGGGATGCCGGATAAGAAGGCCACTCCCGAGGCTGTGAACGCATGGTGGAAGGGATTGCCTCCGGAGCTCAGGAGGAGTCTCCTGGATGATCACCCCTACATTCTGGGGAATCGAGACGGCATCCCTGCGGAGGATCGGGACGAAGGTAACAGGGCGTACCTGCCCATACTCCTGAGGGAGCTCGAGCGTAAGTATGATGCCGCCTCCGGGGATGCAAGAAGTGATCTTAAAGACAAGATCGAGGGCCTTGAAGGGCTCCGAGACAAGTTGTCGAGTAATGGCAGTAGTGGACTGAGGCCTTACCTATTGGGAATCGACGACGAAGGGAATGGAAGGGCGATTGTCTCGTATGGCAATCCCGATACCGCGAAGAACGTGTCGGCCTATGTTCCCGGCCTGAACACGAAGCTCAGTGGCCACTTCGCCGACTCTGACGTCCAGCGCGCCGACGATGTAGCCCGAATGGCGGGCCGTGTGGATCCGAAAAGTTCAACGGCTTCCATCGTCTGGCTTGGCTATGATGCCCCTCAATTGAAACCTGGTTCACAGATGCTCGATGTTACTTGGGAGGATCGAGCCAAGGCGGGCGCGGCCTCCTACAATGGATTCCTCCAAGGAATCCATGCCACTCATGAAGGCGGTGCCCCCCATGTCACGGCGCTCGGTCACTCCTACGGTTCACTTGCTGTTGGAAAAGCCAGTCAGCAAGGTGAGGGCTTGCCAGCTGACGATGTCATCCTTGTGGGGAGCCCAGGAACGGGGGTGGACCGGGCCTCCGATCTGGGCGTAGGAGCTGATCATGTCTACGTGGGAGCTGCGGAGAACGATCAGGTGACGAATTTCCCCCCCTCGTTCGAACAGGCGGACCATTGGTTCGATTACATCGCCCCGGGAAGCGAGTTCGGCACCAAACACGCGGCATTCGGTGTGGATCCGGCCAGTAAAAACTTCGGAGGGCATCGATTTTCTGTCGCCGCCGGAGAGGATACAGGGCTTTCCGGCTTGCTGACGGGCGATCTGCCGGCTCACTCCGTCTATTTCAAAGAGAACGAGGGTGGTGACTCCCTGCGCAATATCGCGCTGGTGGTCACCGGCCATGGTGATCACATCAGCGTGGCGGCACCCCGATGAAGCGTTCGGGGGCTCTGTGGCAGGCGGCCGGTGCATTGGCGGTGTCAGTCGCCTTGGTCTCCTGTGGGGTGGACGGCTCCTCCGGTCAGGAGCGGGAGAAGAAAGTGGCGCGGGCAGAGATGAACATGCAGCAAGCAGGTGAGCGTTCGGAGGCGATTTTGGACAAGACCTTCCAGGCAATCAAGCCTCCGGTGAAGTGGGGCTATGACGCTCCTTCGGAAATCGCCTGTAGCACAGGAATAAACCGTCCGGCAGGCACGACGCAGGTCCGGCGTGGCAGAGTGGTGACCACAGTGATTTCCGAGCGTCGGCGAGGTGGCTTCCTCGGAGTTGTACAGCGGTCGTGGGAGAAGCTGGGGTACGAGATCACGAGTGTCAATGCGGACAAGAAAATGCCCGGCATCACCGCCCGGACCCCGGACGGGTTTGCGGTGTCCGTGGGGGTGGGGACGATCGGGAACGTATTTTTCAGTGTCAGCTCGCCGTGTGCTGAACCATCGCCCGTCACTTACCCCAAGGGCACCCCAGGCAAGCCGGGACGCCCCGACACCCACGTCGACCTGATTCCTCGGCACCACTCCGACTTCTGGTCGTCCAGCGAACCCTTGGGTTAGGGCAAGTCGGTATGCGGTCCGTGCCGTTGGTGGCGGGCTGCCCCCCCCAGCCCGCGTCGGGCAGAACGTGGGCACCGGGCGGGCCGTTGAGTGCCGGTTCCAGCGGCGCGCCTCACACCACCGGCATCGCCGTCAGTGATCCGTCCGCGGACAGGAACACGCGGTTGCCCGAGCCGGCCAGCCAGGGGGAGACGCTGCCGCGCCAGGGGTAGGACCAGAGGGGTTCGCCCGTCTGTTTGTCGAGGGTCAGGGCGGCGGAGGCGGTGCCGCCGGTGGGGGTCCAGAGGGTTCGGGCCTGGACGGCGGGGGGTGTGAGGGGTGGGTAGGCGCGGTCGTCCAGGCGGTGGGTCCAGATGGTTCTGCCGGTGCGGCGGTCGAGGCAGTGGACGGTCGGGGTGTCCACGGCATAGAGGAAGGAGCCGTCGACGGCCGGGCCCGACCAGCCCTGGTACGAGCTGGTGCCGCCGCTCATGGTGGGGCTGGTCCGGAAGGAGGCGGAGGGGAGGGACCAGAGCTTTCCGCCGTCGTCCAGGCGGTGGGCGGCCAGGGTCTTGCCGCCGAGGTACACGATGCCGTCGCGGACCGCCGGCATCACCGCGTCCTGGGCGTCGGGTCGTTGGGTGAGTTTCCACGCGGTGCGGCCGGTGGCGGTGTCGAGGGCGTGGACGTCGCCGTTCTTGCCGTAGACGACGAGGCGGTTCCGGGCGGGGACCGCCAGCGCGGTCTCGGAGTGGGTCGGCTCCCGGTCCGGGTGGGGGACGGCCCAGCGGACCGTGCGGGTGCGGATGTCGAGGGCGCTGATCCTGTTGGGGCGCATGGCCGCCGCGCCGTCGACGAAGTACACCGTCTCGTCGTCCATCGCGAGGACGTGGTCGGCGTCGACGGACGCGCTCCAGCGCTCGGCGCCCGTGGCGGCGTCCAGGCCGACGAGCCGGCCGTCGGCGAACGGGGTCGCGACGATGCCGGCGCGGCCCGCGAAGCGGCCGTACTGCTCGCTCTTCACCCGCCACTTGGGTGTGCCGTCGCGTACGGAGAAGGCGGCCAGGCCGTCGCTCGTCATGGTAAGGACCAGGTCGCGCACGGGCAGCGGGGCGGGGGCGAAGGGGAACGTGCCGACCGGGCCCCAGAGTTCCGCGGGCGGGCGGCCCTCCTCGTACCGGCCGGCCGTCAGCGGCTTGGCGTCCCAGGGGTGAGGCGGGGGCGGCGGGTCGGCCTTGAGGGTCTCCCCGTCCGAGGTGCCGCCGCGGAGGAACCACCACGCCCCGGTGCCGCCCGCCGCGGCCACCGTGGCGCCGCCCGCCACGAGGGCGGTGACGAGGCGGCGGCGGGAGGGGCCGGACGCGGTGGCGGGGGCGTCGGTGAGGGTGGTCAGTTCGCGGGCGGCGGTCTCGCGGCGGGTGATGTCGGCGGCGAGGGGGCCGCGGCGCCAGACGCGGTCGGCGCCCTTGGGCGGGGCCATCGCGGTGGCGATCAGCGCGGGCCGCGGGCGGTGCTCGGGTTCACGGGCCAGGCAGGGCGCGATCAGGGCGTGCAGCGGGGCGGGGAGGCCCGCCAGGTCCGGTTCCTCGTGGACGACCTTGTACTGGACGGACGCCACGTCCGTACCGTCGTAGGCGCGGCGGCCGGTGGCCGCGAAGGCGAGTACGGCGCCGAGCGAGAACACGTCACCGGGCGGGCCGACGCGCCGGCCGAGCACCTGCTCGGGGGCGCCGTAGCCGGGGGTGACCGGGTTGGTGCCGGTGGTGGTGAGGGTGAGGCCGTGCTCGGGGCGGGCGATGCCGAAGTCGATGACGCGCGGGCCCGAGGAGGTCAGGACGATGTTGGACGGCTTGATGTCGCGGTGCACCAGGCCGGCGGCGTGGACGTCCGCGAGGGTCCGCGCCAGCGCGGCGCCCAGGGCCCTGACCCCCGCCTCGTCGAACGGCCCGCGCTCCTCGACCGCCTCGGTCAGCGTCGGCCCGGCCAGGAACTCGGTGGCGATCCACGGCCGTCCGCCCTCCGTCCACGCCCCCAGCACCCGCGCGACCCCCGGGCTCGTCACCGCCCGCGCGGCCTGCGCCTCGCGGACGAAGCGCTGCGCCATGTGCGGGTCGTGGGCCATCTCCGGGTGCAGCACCTTGACGGCGGCCGCGGCCCCGTCGGCGTCCCGGCCGAGGTACACCTTGCCCATGCCGCCCGCGCCGAGCACGCCGACGAGACGGTAGGGGCCGAGGCGGAGGGGGTCACCGGTGGTGAGGGGGTGCATGGGATGACGGGCCTGTCCGGGGAGGGGCGGGTGGCTGACGTGTAGTCGGCGGTCGACCGGCCGATTCTCCCGTCGTGACGGCGGGGGGTTACAGGTGGGGGTGGTGTGGCCGTTGGGCTGGCTGGGGCCCGGTGGCCGACGGCTCGTCACGGGCGCTTGACCGGTCGGGGAGATCGGTCGTTCGCGGAGGTCGCGGCCGTTCACCGGTGGCGCGGGCAAGCCATGCCGTGCGCGCCGCCCGTTCTCCGGACGCGCCGCCCGGCACCCTCAGCCCGCGATGCCGTTCACCACCACCCACGCCCCCATCAGCATCGTCACCGCCACCCCCCCACGCGACCGGCGCTCCCTCCCGGCGCGAGACCAGGCCCCAGGTGCCCAGCAGGGTGGCGGTGGGGGCGGTGAGCAAGGGGATTCAGCCGACGGCCTGTTGGCCGGCCGTGGTGCAGATGGTGCGGGTGTCGCCCTGGTCGCAACCGTCGCTGGCCATGACCGAGAGCGGGAGGATGAGGAAGGTGAGGCCGGCGAAGACCCACAGTGCCACGATGCCCAGGACCCTCAGGGCGGTGTCCGCCGGGGAGCCCGCGGACCCGGTGGAATCGGTGGCCGGGGCGTGCGTCAGGTCGGCTGGAGTCATGCCCGTCACGCTAGGCGCGCCGGCCCGGCCCGGACATCCGTACGGATACCCGACGCGACGCGCGGGGCGGCTGAGTACCGCTTCTCAGCCGCCCCGCGCACCTCGCGCCCCGGCGGAGGCCGTGACCGGATTCGAACCGGCGTAACTCGCTTTGCAGGCGAGCCCCTGAACCACTCGGGCACACGGCCGTGTCGTGCTCCGTCCCCGACGATAGGGAGGGGGTCCGGCGGGCCACAACGGCCCGGGCACGGAAGCCACATGAGTGTCATGCCGCGTTCACAGCGGCGGCCGTCAGCGGGCCAGGAAGTCCTCGACCAGGGGGCGGAACATCTCCGGTTCGTCGACCCACGGGTAGTGCCCCACCCCGTACAGCGTCCGCACCTCGGTGCGGGTCGCGGCGGGGAAGGAGGCTGCGACCGTCTCGCCGGCGCGGACGCCGGTGATGGCGTCGCGGTCGCCGGTGACGACGAGGAGCGGGAAGGCGGCCGAGCGGAGGTGGTCGAGGAGGGCGCGGCGGGCGGGTTCGTCCACGCCCTGCCAGAAGGCGATGCGGGGGACGGGGTGGAGCTGGCCGTCCTCCGTGGCCGCGTGGGCCTGCTGCGGGGCGTCCCAGCGGCCGTAGCCCATGGGGGCGGCGCGCCGGAGGAGGGCGCGGGCCTCGGTGAAGTCGCGGGTGTCGGCGAGGGAGTGGACGGCGACGTAGGCGTCCACCCACCAGTCCTCCTCGGCGCGCGACTCGAAGATCTCCTCGGCGTCCGTGGGCAGTTCGCCCTGGAGGCGGGAGCCGGGCGCGACGAGGACGAGGTGGCTGACCCGGTGCGGGTAGAGGGCGGCGTACGCCTGGGCGGTGGCGCAGCCGGCGTCGTGGGCGAGGAGGGCGAAGCGGTCGAGGCCGAGGTGGCCGCGGAGCGCCTCGACGTCCTCGGCGAGGGCCGGGAAGGCGTAGCCGCGGGGGTCGTCGGCGGGCGGCGAGTCGCCGGTGCCCCGGCTGTCGGGGATGACGAGGGTGTGCCGGGCGTCGAGGCCGCCGAGGTCGCCCAGGTAGGCGGCGTCCCGGCCGGGGCCGCCGGCGAGGCAGACGATCGGCGGCCCGGGAGCGCCGGGGGCGTCGGTGGTGCGAGCCTCCAGTACCCGGTAGGCCAGTTCCGCCGCGTCGTACGAGACGTAGCGTGATGTGTGAGCTGCGTGAGGCTCCATATGTCCACCATGCGCCAAAGGTCCGTTGATCCAGAAGTCATTCAAGCCGGATCTGCCCGCTACCCCAAATTCCGCTTATGATTCCGGCGTGTTCGACTCCCGGCACATCAAGACGTTCCACGCGGTGGTCGCGGCCGGTTCGTACTCCGCCGCCGCGCGGGCCCTCGGCTACACCCAGCCCGCGATCACCCAGCAGATGAAGGCCCTGGAGCGGTCGGTCGGCACCCCGCTGTTCACCCGCGTCGGCCGCCGGATGCGGCTCACGGAGGCGGGGGAGGCGCTGGCGCGGCACGCCGAGACGATCCTGGACACCCTCACCGTCGCCCAGCAGCAGATGAGTTCGCTGACCCGGCTGCGGGCGGGACGGGTACGGGTCTGCGCCTTCCCCAGCGCCGGCGCCACCCTCGTCCCGGAGGCACTGGCCCGGCTCGCCGCCGACCACCCCGGCGTCCGCGTCGAGCTGCTGGAGGGCGAGCCGCCCGACTCGCTCCGCCGGCTGGTGCGCGGCGAGTGCGACATCACCCTCGCCTTCACCTACCCCGGGCTGCACGACGAGGTCCCGGACGAGCTCGCGGAGATACCGCTGCTGGAGGACCAGCTGACCGTGCTGCTCCCCGCCGGGCACCCGCTGGCCCGCCGCCGCGCCGTGGGCCTGGCCGACCTCGCCGACGAGCGGTGGATCGCCGGCTGCCTGCGCTGCCGCACCAACTTCCTGCACGAGTGCGCCGAGGTCGGCTTCGCCCCCGACATAGCCTTCACCACCGACGACAACCTGGTCGTGCAGTCCCTCGTCGCCGAGGGGCTGGGGGTGGCCATGATGCCGGGGCTCGTGCTGTCGTTCCTGCGCCACGACCGGATCACCGGCCGGGCGCTCGACCCCGCCTCCCGCCGCCGGGTCTCCGCGTACGTCCTCCGCGACCACCTGCGCGTCCCCGCCACCGCCCTGGTCCTCGACGAGCTCAAGGCCGCGGCGGCGCGGCGGGTGGGGTGCTGAGCGGGCTGCCGGCCGTTCCTTGAAGGCTCGCGCTCGCCCCTTCGGAGGCTTGCGCTCGTCCCTCCGGAGGCCCGTGCGTGCGCCTCCGGCAGGCCCGCACCCGCGGGGAGGGGGGGGCTCCGCGCCCGCCTCCCCCCCCCGGCGCCCTGCGTCCGCACCGACGCGGGCCCCCGGAGCCTCGCGCCCGCGCGCCCAGAACCTCACGCCCGCCGCCCCGCGCCCCCTCCCGGGCGCATCCCCCAATCCATAAGCGGAAGTTGGCCCCCGGCCAACAAACTGTCGTTGGACGTGATGGATCACGCCCCCGACCCTGCCCGTATGACCACTCCTACCGCAGCCCCGACGACCGCCCGCCTCCGCGGGCTCATCGACGACGTCCGGGAGGCAGTGGGCCGCGGCCTGCCGCCGGACACGACGGCCTACCTCGTCGGCGAGCGGCTCGCGGGCCACCTCGGCTCCGACGACCTGCTCACCCCCGAGCAGTGCGAGGGCGACCCCGAGCGCTACCGCCAGCACATCCTGCACGCGGAACCGGACGGCAGCTTCTCGCTCGTCGCCCTGGTCTGGCTGCCGGGGCAGCAGACCTCCGTCCACGACCACGTCTCGTGGTGCGTCACCGGCGTCCATCAGGGCGCCGAGAGCGAGCGCCGGTACCGGCTCGTCCCGGACGGCACGAGCTGCCGGCTGGTCGCCACCGAGGACGTCGTCAACGCGCAGGGCGACGTCTGCGGTTTCGCGCCCCCCGGGGACATCCACCGGGTGCGCAACGCCTGTTCGTCCACCGCGATCTCGATCCACGTCTACGGCGCGGACATCGCGCGGCTGGGCTCCAGCGTGCGGCGCGTCTACCACCTGCCCGCCGACGAGCTGTGATGCGGGACCGGCGGGATCGGCAGGACCGGCGGGACCGGCGGAGAGCGAGCCGGATATACCAGATCATCCGGTCATATAGGGTTTACCGGCCGTACGAGCCGGAACAGGAACACCAGGGGGAACAGCCGTCATGGCGCTGATCAACGCGCGGCCGGGCGGTGCCCGTACCGGAACGGCCGCCGCGCCCCCCGGCAAGCTCCCCGGACTGGCCATGGCCGTCCTCGGCGTCGCCCTGGCCTGGGCGGTCCACCGGCTCGTCCCCGCCGTCCCCATGCTCACCGCGGCCGTGGTGCTCGGCATCGCCTTCGCCCACCTGCCGGGCGTCAAGGCCCGGGTGCGGGGGGTCGGACGGCCGGGGCTGACGCTCGCCGGGAAGCGGCTGATGCGCGTCGGCGTCGTCCTCCTCGGGCTGAAGCTGAGCATCGGCGACGTGCTCGGGGTCGGCTGGGCGACGGTGGCGATGGTGCTCGTCGTCGTCACGGCCACCTTCTTCGGCACGCTCTGGCTCGGCCGCCGGCTGGGGCTGCGCGGTGATCAGCCGCTGCTGATCGCGACCGGCTACTCGATCTGCGGCGCCTCCGCGATCGGCGCGGTCAGCGAGGTCTCCGGCAGCGACGAGGAGGACGTCGCCACGTCCGTCGCCCTCGTCACGCTGTGCGGGACGCTCGCGATCGCCGTGCTGCCGCTGCTGCACCACCCGCTCGGGCTCGACGACTCGCAGTTCGGGCGCTGGGTCGGCGCGGGCGTGCACGACGTCGGCCAGGTGGTGGCGACCGCGCAGACGGCCGGTCCGACGGCGCTCGGCGAGGCCGTCCTGGTGAAGCTGATGCGCG is a window from the Streptomyces mobaraensis genome containing:
- a CDS encoding alpha/beta fold hydrolase yields the protein MEPHAAHTSRYVSYDAAELAYRVLEARTTDAPGAPGPPIVCLAGGPGRDAAYLGDLGGLDARHTLVIPDSRGTGDSPPADDPRGYAFPALAEDVEALRGHLGLDRFALLAHDAGCATAQAYAALYPHRVSHLVLVAPGSRLQGELPTDAEEIFESRAEEDWWVDAYVAVHSLADTRDFTEARALLRRAAPMGYGRWDAPQQAHAATEDGQLHPVPRIAFWQGVDEPARRALLDHLRSAAFPLLVVTGDRDAITGVRAGETVAASFPAATRTEVRTLYGVGHYPWVDEPEMFRPLVEDFLAR
- a CDS encoding LysR family transcriptional regulator translates to MFDSRHIKTFHAVVAAGSYSAAARALGYTQPAITQQMKALERSVGTPLFTRVGRRMRLTEAGEALARHAETILDTLTVAQQQMSSLTRLRAGRVRVCAFPSAGATLVPEALARLAADHPGVRVELLEGEPPDSLRRLVRGECDITLAFTYPGLHDEVPDELAEIPLLEDQLTVLLPAGHPLARRRAVGLADLADERWIAGCLRCRTNFLHECAEVGFAPDIAFTTDDNLVVQSLVAEGLGVAMMPGLVLSFLRHDRITGRALDPASRRRVSAYVLRDHLRVPATALVLDELKAAAARRVGC
- a CDS encoding alpha/beta hydrolase; the encoded protein is MHLSDLKAAKPMAVVDAGNAWDKLSGKYAAYSRDCSRYVHVPLVENWRSGLGAESAASYLGKVSQDLKVAQQELDAIGAVLRAAGEAFLAHQGRLKNLLAEASESGFTVHSNGSLSAPDISAKGLPPAAAGAAQKAQAERMKNIADGIAQVMRDADHADKEYADAIKKFVDTAHRCAGGNWQTGLFDLDTAKNIDQNLLTEIGMPDKKATPEAVNAWWKGLPPELRRSLLDDHPYILGNRDGIPAEDRDEGNRAYLPILLRELERKYDAASGDARSDLKDKIEGLEGLRDKLSSNGSSGLRPYLLGIDDEGNGRAIVSYGNPDTAKNVSAYVPGLNTKLSGHFADSDVQRADDVARMAGRVDPKSSTASIVWLGYDAPQLKPGSQMLDVTWEDRAKAGAASYNGFLQGIHATHEGGAPHVTALGHSYGSLAVGKASQQGEGLPADDVILVGSPGTGVDRASDLGVGADHVYVGAAENDQVTNFPPSFEQADHWFDYIAPGSEFGTKHAAFGVDPASKNFGGHRFSVAAGEDTGLSGLLTGDLPAHSVYFKENEGGDSLRNIALVVTGHGDHISVAAPR
- a CDS encoding cysteine dioxygenase family protein, whose translation is MTTPTAAPTTARLRGLIDDVREAVGRGLPPDTTAYLVGERLAGHLGSDDLLTPEQCEGDPERYRQHILHAEPDGSFSLVALVWLPGQQTSVHDHVSWCVTGVHQGAESERRYRLVPDGTSCRLVATEDVVNAQGDVCGFAPPGDIHRVRNACSSTAISIHVYGADIARLGSSVRRVYHLPADEL
- a CDS encoding serine/threonine-protein kinase, translated to MHPLTTGDPLRLGPYRLVGVLGAGGMGKVYLGRDADGAAAAVKVLHPEMAHDPHMAQRFVREAQAARAVTSPGVARVLGAWTEGGRPWIATEFLAGPTLTEAVEERGPFDEAGVRALGAALARTLADVHAAGLVHRDIKPSNIVLTSSGPRVIDFGIARPEHGLTLTTTGTNPVTPGYGAPEQVLGRRVGPPGDVFSLGAVLAFAATGRRAYDGTDVASVQYKVVHEEPDLAGLPAPLHALIAPCLAREPEHRPRPALIATAMAPPKGADRVWRRGPLAADITRRETAARELTTLTDAPATASGPSRRRLVTALVAGGATVAAAGGTGAWWFLRGGTSDGETLKADPPPPPHPWDAKPLTAGRYEEGRPPAELWGPVGTFPFAPAPLPVRDLVLTMTSDGLAAFSVRDGTPKWRVKSEQYGRFAGRAGIVATPFADGRLVGLDAATGAERWSASVDADHVLAMDDETVYFVDGAAAMRPNRISALDIRTRTVRWAVPHPDREPTHSETALAVPARNRLVVYGKNGDVHALDTATGRTAWKLTQRPDAQDAVMPAVRDGIVYLGGKTLAAHRLDDGGKLWSLPSASFRTSPTMSGGTSSYQGWSGPAVDGSFLYAVDTPTVHCLDRRTGRTIWTHRLDDRAYPPLTPPAVQARTLWTPTGGTASAALTLDKQTGEPLWSYPWRGSVSPWLAGSGNRVFLSADGSLTAMPVV
- a CDS encoding YeiH family protein, with translation MALINARPGGARTGTAAAPPGKLPGLAMAVLGVALAWAVHRLVPAVPMLTAAVVLGIAFAHLPGVKARVRGVGRPGLTLAGKRLMRVGVVLLGLKLSIGDVLGVGWATVAMVLVVVTATFFGTLWLGRRLGLRGDQPLLIATGYSICGASAIGAVSEVSGSDEEDVATSVALVTLCGTLAIAVLPLLHHPLGLDDSQFGRWVGAGVHDVGQVVATAQTAGPTALGEAVLVKLMRVALLAPLVAAVAMSVSRRRAHARAALADEGPADQQKRPPLVPLFVLGFLAMVAVRSTGLVPGGVLDGAQHVQELLLAAALFGLGSAVHLPSLVRTGGRVAALGLCSWVVIAGVSYAGVLLTA